From the Thermosynechococcus sp. genome, the window AAGGAATCCACAAGAGCGCAATGATCAGACGGCAGATCACGCACTAGGGCAGCCAGTTCAAGGGGACATTCTCGCAACTCCCACGCAGCGGGGCGGCGGGCACGGTGCTGTTCAATCCGCTCTAACCATTCCATATCCTCTGGGGAGGCGATCGCCGTCGCAATATAAATCACAGGTTGTTTGCTTTGGGCAGCAAGGGCTTCTGCCCATTCACTCTTGCCGCTGCGAGTCGGACCGGTCACCAAGGCATGATCAGGCATGATGAGGCCCTGTTGGCTAACTCAACTGTCGCGGATCAAGACGCTCCCCTAGCCCCTCCCCAAGGAGCGAAAGACCCACTACAAGTAGTGTCATGGCCAGCCCCGGAAAGAGCGTTGTCCACCACACACCCACCGACAACCCATCCAAGGCCTGTCGTAGATCTTGCCCCCATTCTGGTACCTGGGGCGGCAACCCTAAGCCCAAGAACCCCAGCCCTGCCAAGGTCAGGATGGCATCAGCGGCATTGAGGGTAAAGAGCACCGGAATACTGGGAAGCACATTCACCAAAAGATACCGGTGCAGAATTCGGGGGGTAGAGGCACCAAGGGCGCGGGCGGCTTCGATAAAAACCTCATTTTTTAGGCTCACCGTGTGGTTGCGCACTACCCGATAGTACTGGGGAATGTAGGCAACACTGAGGGCGATCGCCGCATTGAGCACCCCCTTGCCAACCACAAAGGCCACCGTCACCGCCAGTAATAGCCCCGGTAACGTGTAGAGCGTATCCATAAAAAAGAGTAGCCCGCGATCTAGCCAGCCCCCTTGGTAACCACTGAGCAGTCCGAGGGGTACCCCCACCGCCAAGCTCAAAACCGTTGCCAGCAAGACCACCTGCAAAGCCGCTTGGGCACCAAAGATTGTGCGTGCAAACACATCATAGCCAAGGCGATTGGTGCCGAACCAGTGCTGCGGCGAGGGGGGCGCATGAATCGGAAAGTCAAGAAATTCTTGGGGGTTGGCAATCCAACCAAGGGCTTGGCCAAGGGGAGCAAGAACCGCCAGTAGCAGAAAAGCCCCACAAATGACCCCTCCCACCAGTAATAACCAATCCGAGAGGCTGAATTTCTGCCAACGGTGGTCGATCATTTCCCTATACCAAAAGACTGGCAAGTAGAGCCTTCTGGGCATGGAGGCGATTTTCGGCCTGCTCCCAAACCCGCGACTGCGGTCCTTCGAGGACACGGGCAGTAATTTCCTCATCGCGGTGAGCCGGCAGGCAATGGAGAACGATCGCCCGCGGATCCGCAAGGGCTAGGAGTTGATCATTAATTTGGTAGGGCTGAAAAATGGGTTGGCGATCGCCCGCTTCTGCCTCCTGCCCCATACTGGCCCAAACATCGGTGTAAAGAGCCTGGGCACCCTTAGCCGCTGCCTGTGGGTCCGTGAGCACAGCCACTTCACTTTTACCGCCACTCAGGGCCTTGGCTTGCGCCACAATATCGGGCAAAGGCGCAAACTGTGGTGGTGAAGCCACACGAATATTCACCCCCAAGAGGGCACAGCCCAGTAGCAGTGAATGGGCCACATTATTGCCATCGCCAACGTAGCAGAGGGTCAGTCCCGCCAATGTGCCAAAGGATTCCCGCAGCGTCAGCAAATCCGCCAAAATCTGGCAGGGGTGCTCGCGATCGGTGAGGGCATTAATCACCGGTATCCGTGCATAGTCGGCAAAAAGTTGCAGTTCTGCCTGACCATAGGTGCGAATCGCCACCGCATCCAAATAGCGATCCAATACCCGTGCTGTATCGGGCAAGGGTTCACCGCGCCCCACCTGTGTGGATTGGGGATTCAGGTCAATGACTTGGCCCCCTAGTTGGTACATTGCCACCGTAAAGCTGACGCGGGTACGGGTGGAAGCCTTCTGAAACAGCAGCCCCAAGACCTTAGGACACTGGGGAGCCACCTTGCCGATTTTCATCTGGGCTGCTAAATCCAGCAGATACTCCGCCTCTGCCCGTGAGAGGTCGGCGATGCTCAGCAAATCACGGCCCCGCAGTGTTTCCATCACAAATCTCCCCACCAAAACTGGTATCCACTCATGGTAGCAATCTCAGAGGTCTTGCCAAGGTACAAATACAGCCGTTTTCTAAAATAGGGGGCATTGAGGAACTCCCAGCCTGTTCAAAAGTGACCTTCTAAGAGGGCTATCCCTGCGAGGCTCCCAACCGCGGCTCCGTCCCCGCAAGGAGCCGTTGGATATTACTCTGGTGTCGCCAAATCACAAAAGCCCCCGCAATCACGCTAAAGCTCACAAACGGCCACGACTGGGTAAAGAACCAAAACCAAAAGGGCAAGGCTATAGCAGCAGTAATTGAACTCAGGGAAACAATGCGGCTGACCGCCAAGACCACCAGAAACACCCCAAAGGTGGCCAATGCAGTGGGGGCATTCAGGGCAAGGAGCACCCCTAAACCAGTGGCAACGGATTTGCCGCCGCGCCCGCCTAACCAAATCGGCTTACTGTGGGCCAAAACGGCAATGAAGGCGATCGCCAGCAGCACAAATTCCAACCAACTGGCGGGCACTGTACTCCAAGATTGCCCCAAAAGCCAACGCCCCAAAAGAACTGCCCCTAGGCCCTTGCCCACATCGACTAAAAACGTCACCAAGCCGGGGCCTTTGCCCACCACCCGCAGCACATTGGTCGCCCCCGTTGAACCAGAGCCATGCTCACGAATATCAATCCCCCGCAGCCCTTTCGCCAGGAGGTAGCCTGTGGGAATCGAGCCAAGCAGGTAGCTAATGAGCGCCAGCAGTCCAAGGATCAGTGCAGTGGTCACAGGAACCTCCAAAGGGGACTGAAACTACTCAAAGAAATCAGAACTACGGCTAGGACGCAACTGGGGTTCAGGGGCAAAACCCAAAAGCAAGGGATATTGCAGCAGCGACAGGCTGACTTGGGGTTGGGACTCATCAATGAGAATCAGGGGGATGTAGTCCTCCTGCTCGAGGCGATCGGCGCGAAAGGCGAGGGCATCGGCGGATTCAAATAGGGCGACCCCTTGGTCGGGGCCGAAGTCTTGGCGAGTGATTCCCAAGCAGTCCTGGAGGCCACGTCGCCAGTCTCCTAGGCGCTCAGGGGAATCAGCCAAAACCAAAACCCGCAACATCTCTCCATAAAAGTCCCGTAGGATCGAGATGATGGCCGAGGCAACAAGGATATTTTGCAACCGACTCGGGAGCGATCGCAGGGCACCCCGTCCCCCAAGATCAAAGAACCAACTTTCAACCCGCTCAGCGTGAACTTGCTCAAATGTGCGTCGCAACTGCCAAGGGGGGCCGTAGTAGTTGGGACTACTCCGATATTGCTCTAGCAAACGGCGGATGCGATCCGCTTCCTCCTGAAACCCCTCATCAAGAATTAACTTAGGGGGTGTTGTGGCCGTTTCTGCTGGGGCAGGGACAGTTTCCGCGACAGCGGGCGCCGCGGGCAGCAGTTCCATTTCCTCAACGGTGGCCGCCAACTCCTGCATGCTCTTGACGAGAAACTCCTTAAACCCCTGCACCCGAATCGCGAGTTCTTGGGAGGCACCCACAAAGTTACGGCGTAGCTCCTGTTCAATGCGTTCCTTGCGCCGTTCGAGTTGTTCAATGGTTAGTTG encodes:
- a CDS encoding ABC transporter permease → MIDHRWQKFSLSDWLLLVGGVICGAFLLLAVLAPLGQALGWIANPQEFLDFPIHAPPSPQHWFGTNRLGYDVFARTIFGAQAALQVVLLATVLSLAVGVPLGLLSGYQGGWLDRGLLFFMDTLYTLPGLLLAVTVAFVVGKGVLNAAIALSVAYIPQYYRVVRNHTVSLKNEVFIEAARALGASTPRILHRYLLVNVLPSIPVLFTLNAADAILTLAGLGFLGLGLPPQVPEWGQDLRQALDGLSVGVWWTTLFPGLAMTLLVVGLSLLGEGLGERLDPRQLS
- the argF gene encoding ornithine carbamoyltransferase, producing the protein METLRGRDLLSIADLSRAEAEYLLDLAAQMKIGKVAPQCPKVLGLLFQKASTRTRVSFTVAMYQLGGQVIDLNPQSTQVGRGEPLPDTARVLDRYLDAVAIRTYGQAELQLFADYARIPVINALTDREHPCQILADLLTLRESFGTLAGLTLCYVGDGNNVAHSLLLGCALLGVNIRVASPPQFAPLPDIVAQAKALSGGKSEVAVLTDPQAAAKGAQALYTDVWASMGQEAEAGDRQPIFQPYQINDQLLALADPRAIVLHCLPAHRDEEITARVLEGPQSRVWEQAENRLHAQKALLASLLV
- the plsY gene encoding glycerol-3-phosphate 1-O-acyltransferase PlsY; this encodes MTTALILGLLALISYLLGSIPTGYLLAKGLRGIDIREHGSGSTGATNVLRVVGKGPGLVTFLVDVGKGLGAVLLGRWLLGQSWSTVPASWLEFVLLAIAFIAVLAHSKPIWLGGRGGKSVATGLGVLLALNAPTALATFGVFLVVLAVSRIVSLSSITAAIALPFWFWFFTQSWPFVSFSVIAGAFVIWRHQSNIQRLLAGTEPRLGASQG
- a CDS encoding DUF3086 domain-containing protein → MTDSSAPTSEELATLKAQRDALKAEIQALDAEFHRLVHDRLKSLEERQQSLQLTIEQLERRKERIEQELRRNFVGASQELAIRVQGFKEFLVKSMQELAATVEEMELLPAAPAVAETVPAPAETATTPPKLILDEGFQEEADRIRRLLEQYRSSPNYYGPPWQLRRTFEQVHAERVESWFFDLGGRGALRSLPSRLQNILVASAIISILRDFYGEMLRVLVLADSPERLGDWRRGLQDCLGITRQDFGPDQGVALFESADALAFRADRLEQEDYIPLILIDESQPQVSLSLLQYPLLLGFAPEPQLRPSRSSDFFE